One segment of Clostridium botulinum DNA contains the following:
- a CDS encoding GNAT family N-acetyltransferase, which produces MNIIIETKDLILRNIKLKDLNVLHEIRNEEYILKWMPDWKSTKKETKQWIYEVIDFYDKQNENDLWCQLVIEKKSDNTILGIIALQTKFEVNNEIEIAYFISEKYSGKGYMKQAAKAILEWGFDNYNFPFVMAIVEIDNYPSQKVIECVGFKKFETRMILNSGEEKEKPFFYYKYNKKINHSKN; this is translated from the coding sequence ATGAATATTATTATTGAAACTAAAGATCTTATATTAAGAAATATAAAATTAAAAGATTTAAATGTGCTTCATGAAATAAGGAATGAGGAATATATTTTAAAATGGATGCCAGATTGGAAAAGTACAAAGAAAGAAACAAAACAATGGATTTATGAAGTAATAGATTTTTATGATAAACAGAATGAAAATGATTTATGGTGTCAGTTAGTTATAGAAAAAAAATCAGATAATACTATATTAGGAATAATAGCACTACAAACTAAATTTGAAGTTAATAATGAAATTGAAATAGCATATTTTATATCTGAAAAATACTCAGGAAAAGGGTATATGAAACAAGCAGCTAAGGCAATATTAGAATGGGGATTTGATAATTATAATTTTCCTTTTGTTATGGCAATTGTTGAAATAGATAATTATCCTTCTCAAAAAGTTATTGAATGTGTTGGATTTAAAAAATTTGAGACAAGAATGATTTTAAATTCTGGTGAAGAAAAAGAAAAACCATTTTTTTATTATAAATATAACAAAAAAATTAATCATTCTAAAAACTAG
- a CDS encoding NAD-dependent protein deacylase, protein MSIEIDKLTKILKDSDNIVFFGGAGMSTESGIPDFRSANGLFNKKLNVTFTPEQLVSHSFYIRHPEEFFNFYKAKLIYPDAKPNSGHMALAKLEEIGKLKAIVTQNIDGLHQAAGSKNVFELHGSVHRNYCTNCNAFYDSDFILEARGIPTCTKCKGTVKPDVVLYEEGLDDNTITGAIKAISKADTLIIGGTSLVVYPAAGLIDYFRGKNLILINKSSTSADSKANLVINNSVGKVLSEAVNNI, encoded by the coding sequence ATGAGTATTGAAATAGATAAATTAACTAAGATTTTAAAAGATAGTGATAATATAGTCTTCTTTGGTGGTGCAGGAATGTCAACCGAATCTGGAATACCTGATTTTAGAAGTGCTAATGGTTTATTTAATAAAAAACTTAATGTAACTTTTACTCCTGAACAATTAGTATCTCATAGCTTTTATATTAGACATCCTGAAGAATTTTTTAACTTTTATAAAGCTAAACTTATATATCCAGATGCTAAACCAAATAGCGGACATATGGCTTTAGCTAAACTCGAAGAAATTGGAAAACTTAAAGCTATTGTTACTCAAAACATAGATGGACTTCATCAAGCTGCTGGGTCTAAAAATGTTTTCGAACTACATGGATCTGTTCATAGAAATTATTGCACTAATTGTAATGCATTTTATGATTCAGACTTTATATTAGAAGCACGAGGAATTCCTACTTGCACAAAGTGTAAAGGAACTGTTAAACCAGATGTTGTTCTTTATGAAGAAGGATTAGATGATAATACTATAACAGGTGCAATTAAAGCAATATCTAAGGCTGATACCTTAATTATAGGAGGTACTTCATTAGTTGTTTATCCAGCGGCTGGATTAATTGATTATTTTAGAGGTAAAAACCTTATTCTTATAAATAAAAGTTCAACTTCAGCTGACTCAAAGGCTAATCTAGTTATTAATAATTCTGTTGGAAAAGTTTTAAGTGAAGCAGTTAATAATATTTAA
- a CDS encoding lipoate--protein ligase — translation MNKVIISKEVDPAYNLALEEELLRNLKDNENILYLWQNDRTVVIGRNQNPYSECNLDYMKENNITLVRRISGGGTVFHDLGNLNFTFLTKEVDVNLEKQLKVIIDGIKKLGLVAKVSGRNDLLIDNKKFSGHAFYSEDGNYFYHGTIMIDINLNELSKALNPSKLKLQSKGIKSVRSRVINLKDLDETIDSNSVKEALINGFLNVYGEFSTTKEYSKKDYIPSHFQKYNDRKWNFGESPNYNITLERKFSIGNVEINLDIVNGIIEDCKIFTDSLMLVDLNKIQECLKGIEFNEEVVIKIIEGYM, via the coding sequence ATGAATAAAGTTATCATTTCAAAAGAGGTAGATCCAGCTTATAATTTAGCTTTAGAAGAGGAACTACTTAGAAATTTGAAAGATAATGAAAATATATTATATCTTTGGCAAAATGATAGAACTGTAGTTATTGGGAGAAATCAAAACCCATATTCTGAATGTAATTTAGATTATATGAAAGAAAACAATATTACATTAGTTAGGAGAATATCTGGTGGAGGAACAGTTTTTCATGATCTTGGAAATCTTAATTTTACTTTTTTAACTAAAGAGGTAGATGTGAATTTAGAAAAACAGCTTAAAGTAATAATCGATGGAATTAAAAAATTAGGATTGGTTGCAAAAGTATCAGGAAGAAATGATTTGCTTATAGATAATAAAAAATTTTCTGGTCATGCATTTTATTCAGAGGATGGAAACTATTTTTATCATGGAACTATAATGATCGATATAAATTTAAATGAGCTTTCTAAAGCATTAAATCCATCTAAGTTAAAATTGCAATCTAAAGGAATAAAGTCTGTTAGAAGTAGAGTTATTAATCTTAAAGATTTAGATGAAACTATTGATTCTAATAGTGTTAAAGAAGCTTTGATTAATGGATTTTTAAATGTATATGGAGAATTTTCAACTACCAAAGAATATAGCAAAAAAGATTATATTCCAAGCCATTTTCAAAAATATAATGATAGAAAGTGGAATTTTGGAGAAAGTCCTAATTACAATATAACTTTAGAAAGAAAATTTTCCATTGGAAATGTTGAAATTAATTTAGATATTGTGAATGGTATTATAGAAGATTGTAAAATATTCACTGATTCACTTATGTTAGTAGATTTAAACAAAATTCAAGAATGCTTAAAAGGAATTGAATTTAATGAAGAAGTAGTAATTAAAATAATTGAAGGGTATATGTGA
- the lpdA gene encoding dihydrolipoyl dehydrogenase, with product MDIKLEKLSGHNKSAKVGKISVVEGEQVKKGHVLMQLETSKGNTPFKATADFKIDEIKVSEGDDVEIGQTLFLATGENISSNSNTPKVDYFGSMLKGKKENVTADLTIIGGGPGGYVAAIYAAKKGLNTVIIERENLGGTCLNVGCIPTKAFVKSSEVFHNALNSEEFGFTADNLQVDMKKVVKRKDDVKERLVNGIEYLLEANGVRLIKGEASFLDNKNIIVKKGKDEYTIESKDIIIATGSKISKIDIKGIDMPFVLNSTTALSNEKLPESITIIGGGVIGMEFAFIYSNFGVKVNVVEYADRLLLMMDKDISEEIKDIANDKGINIYTSSKVTEIKKSEDGDAIVSFEKDGEEKLLVSEKVLVAIGREPNIDGLNIENINLELNDNRRGIKVDSNLETNVEGVYAIGDVNNIMQLAHVASHQGMIVVDNILGQNKEMSYDHVPNVIFTLPEIASVGMNEDKCLKEELNIKISKFPYSANGKALTMGEEKGFIKIIKDINNNKIVGASIIGADASSLISTLTLIIKNNISEEKICETIFAHPTTGEVIHESFLGLSIGAIHNHE from the coding sequence ATGGATATAAAATTAGAAAAATTATCTGGACATAATAAGTCTGCTAAAGTAGGAAAAATTAGCGTGGTTGAAGGAGAGCAAGTAAAAAAAGGGCATGTATTGATGCAATTAGAGACAAGCAAAGGAAACACACCTTTCAAAGCCACTGCTGATTTTAAGATAGATGAAATAAAAGTATCTGAAGGTGATGATGTTGAAATTGGACAAACATTATTTTTAGCAACTGGAGAAAACATAAGTTCTAACAGTAATACTCCTAAGGTTGATTATTTTGGTTCTATGCTTAAGGGAAAAAAAGAAAACGTTACAGCTGATTTAACAATAATAGGGGGAGGTCCAGGAGGATATGTTGCAGCTATTTATGCAGCTAAAAAAGGATTAAATACTGTTATTATTGAAAGAGAAAATCTTGGTGGGACTTGTTTAAATGTAGGTTGTATTCCAACAAAAGCATTTGTAAAATCATCTGAGGTATTTCATAATGCATTAAATAGTGAGGAGTTTGGATTCACTGCTGATAATTTACAAGTTGATATGAAAAAAGTAGTAAAAAGAAAAGATGATGTTAAGGAAAGACTTGTTAATGGAATAGAATATCTTTTAGAAGCAAATGGAGTAAGGCTTATAAAAGGAGAAGCTTCTTTTTTAGATAATAAAAATATTATTGTTAAAAAGGGAAAAGATGAGTATACAATAGAGTCTAAAGATATAATTATAGCAACTGGATCTAAAATTTCAAAGATTGATATTAAAGGAATTGATATGCCATTTGTTTTAAATAGTACTACTGCATTAAGTAATGAAAAGTTACCAGAATCTATAACAATAATTGGTGGTGGAGTTATAGGTATGGAATTTGCATTCATTTATTCTAACTTTGGAGTAAAGGTAAATGTAGTTGAATATGCAGATAGATTATTGTTAATGATGGATAAAGATATTTCAGAAGAAATAAAAGACATTGCAAATGATAAGGGAATTAACATATATACAAGCTCAAAAGTTACAGAGATTAAAAAATCTGAGGATGGAGATGCTATCGTATCTTTTGAAAAAGATGGAGAAGAAAAATTATTGGTATCAGAAAAGGTACTTGTAGCAATAGGAAGAGAGCCTAACATTGATGGATTAAATATTGAAAATATAAATCTTGAATTAAATGATAATAGAAGAGGAATTAAAGTTGATTCTAATTTAGAAACAAATGTTGAAGGTGTTTATGCTATAGGAGATGTTAATAATATAATGCAATTAGCTCATGTTGCTTCACATCAAGGAATGATAGTTGTTGATAATATATTAGGCCAAAATAAAGAAATGAGCTATGATCATGTACCAAATGTAATTTTCACACTGCCAGAAATAGCATCAGTTGGAATGAATGAAGATAAGTGTTTAAAAGAGGAACTAAATATTAAGATAAGTAAATTCCCTTATTCAGCTAATGGTAAGGCTTTAACTATGGGAGAAGAAAAAGGATTTATAAAAATAATTAAAGATATTAATAATAATAAAATAGTTGGAGCATCTATTATTGGAGCAGATGCATCTTCATTAATTAGCACATTAACTTTAATTATTAAGAATAATATTAGTGAAGAGAAAATTTGTGAAACTATCTTCGCACATCCAACTACAGGTGAAGTAATACATGAAAGTTTCTTAGGACTATCTATTGGAGCTATACACAATCATGAATAA
- a CDS encoding carboxymuconolactone decarboxylase family protein — MKKDVRGMLNDFMNGLNTLGETNGANVEAFMNLLGTNYGDGAISNKTKELISVGIATYNRCEYCIVFHAFKALEAGATREEIMEAAMVSVAFGGGPTMAYSVTLLKDSIDEFEKDFK; from the coding sequence ATGAAAAAAGATGTTAGAGGAATGTTAAATGATTTTATGAATGGGTTAAATACGCTAGGAGAAACTAATGGTGCTAATGTTGAAGCATTTATGAATCTTCTTGGTACAAACTATGGAGATGGAGCTATTAGTAATAAAACAAAAGAATTAATTAGTGTTGGTATAGCTACATATAACAGATGTGAATATTGTATAGTATTTCATGCCTTTAAAGCTTTAGAAGCAGGAGCTACTAGAGAAGAAATAATGGAAGCAGCTATGGTTTCAGTTGCATTTGGTGGAGGCCCAACAATGGCTTATTCAGTAACATTATTAAAAGATTCAATTGATGAATTTGAAAAAGACTTTAAATAG
- a CDS encoding MarR family winged helix-turn-helix transcriptional regulator: protein MYNLDDCIGFITNKGAKILSDEFNRRLQEHDMTRVQWIALYYIGKTNGIFQKEISDYMSVKESSMVRLIDRMEKDDLVERRKEIKDRRVTRIFLSDKGKKLREELIPLGEEFQRDAVKGISEEELNIFKNVLEKMINNVCKY, encoded by the coding sequence ATGTATAATTTAGATGATTGCATTGGTTTCATAACTAATAAAGGGGCTAAAATACTTTCAGATGAATTTAACAGAAGGCTTCAGGAACATGATATGACAAGAGTTCAATGGATAGCATTATATTATATAGGTAAGACTAATGGTATTTTTCAGAAAGAAATTTCTGATTATATGAGTGTTAAAGAATCTTCTATGGTAAGACTTATAGATCGTATGGAAAAAGATGATTTAGTTGAAAGACGAAAAGAAATTAAAGATAGAAGAGTAACTAGAATATTTTTATCTGATAAGGGAAAAAAGTTAAGAGAAGAACTTATTCCATTGGGAGAAGAATTTCAGAGGGATGCAGTTAAGGGTATATCAGAAGAAGAACTGAATATTTTTAAAAATGTTTTAGAAAAGATGATAAATAATGTATGTAAATATTGA
- a CDS encoding (2Fe-2S)-binding protein, whose translation MDMNEVICSCIGTTAQDIKDAMNNGATTLEEVQEATNAGTCCGCCIDQIEGIMIAK comes from the coding sequence ATGGATATGAATGAAGTAATATGTAGTTGCATAGGAACTACAGCACAAGATATAAAAGATGCTATGAATAATGGAGCTACTACTTTAGAAGAAGTACAAGAAGCTACTAATGCAGGTACATGCTGCGGATGCTGTATTGACCAAATAGAAGGAATAATGATCGCTAAGTAG
- a CDS encoding CPBP family intramembrane glutamic endopeptidase gives MKKTFRANLYFLIILLGEIVGGQVLGIFYSILGISDIRLILFLNHMILFIIPAIIYVIIVKPNIKQTFKLNKLYLKDFFLIIVLSFVSQPLVSLFSLITSFFFENDIGNFVSEISSTPFLIMLLLMAVMPAITEEITLRGIVQSGYDDKSDLKTCIIIGLLFGIFHLNGQQFLYAAVLGGILAYLVRVTNSIFASMTLHFMINGTSVVMQKMLKFLQDKFGIEEAAQDISIKALSLAEKMSLLKSYIVAGVVSAFLIVLILKKLKKINDKRKQNLINEQIQYKEAEIIDYQYFNKGISYNKEDKIMNWPLIVTIIIYFMYMGFTIMVNLINNQAML, from the coding sequence ATGAAAAAAACATTTAGAGCTAATTTATATTTTTTAATAATACTATTAGGAGAAATAGTAGGTGGTCAGGTATTAGGAATTTTTTATAGTATTTTAGGAATAAGTGATATAAGATTAATATTATTTTTAAATCATATGATTTTATTTATAATACCTGCAATAATATATGTAATAATAGTTAAACCAAATATAAAACAAACTTTTAAGCTTAATAAATTATATTTAAAAGATTTTTTCTTAATAATTGTTTTATCATTTGTAAGTCAACCACTAGTTAGTCTATTTTCACTTATAACATCATTCTTTTTTGAAAATGATATAGGAAACTTTGTATCAGAAATATCATCTACACCATTTTTAATAATGTTACTTTTAATGGCTGTTATGCCTGCTATAACAGAAGAAATAACCTTAAGAGGTATAGTTCAATCTGGATATGATGATAAAAGTGATTTAAAAACTTGTATAATAATTGGTTTATTGTTTGGTATATTTCATTTAAATGGTCAACAATTTTTATATGCAGCTGTTTTAGGTGGAATTTTAGCTTATTTAGTTAGAGTAACTAATAGCATATTTGCTTCTATGACTTTGCATTTTATGATTAATGGAACATCAGTAGTGATGCAAAAGATGTTAAAATTTTTACAAGATAAATTTGGAATTGAAGAAGCAGCACAGGATATATCAATTAAAGCTTTATCATTAGCTGAAAAAATGAGTTTATTAAAAAGTTATATAGTAGCTGGAGTAGTTTCAGCATTTTTAATTGTATTGATTCTTAAAAAACTCAAGAAAATAAATGATAAAAGAAAGCAAAATTTAATTAATGAACAAATTCAATATAAAGAGGCTGAGATTATTGATTATCAATACTTTAATAAAGGAATATCTTATAATAAAGAAGATAAAATAATGAATTGGCCATTAATAGTAACAATAATAATATACTTTATGTATATGGGGTTTACTATTATGGTTAATTTAATTAATAATCAGGCTATGCTTTAA
- a CDS encoding histidine phosphatase family protein yields the protein MTTLFLTRHGETEWNIAGRLQGSKDSPLTERGLNQAKSLRDRLKNEKIDIIYASPIKRALDTAKIISEPNNTPIVTCDELKEIGFGEYEGKYIKDLPKIGENNFLEEMFSGNHEVKGIDGETLLDVKNRTFKKLESILENEKDKNILIVTHGMALKVIMSYFTEFERELKGVYGQASLTKIVRDKDNFNILSKNDRSHTENL from the coding sequence ATGACAACGTTATTTTTAACTAGACATGGAGAAACAGAATGGAATATAGCAGGAAGGCTTCAAGGCAGTAAAGATTCTCCTTTAACAGAAAGAGGATTGAATCAAGCTAAGAGCTTAAGAGATAGATTAAAAAATGAAAAAATAGATATTATATATGCAAGTCCTATAAAAAGAGCATTAGATACAGCAAAAATTATATCAGAACCTAATAATACTCCAATAGTAACTTGTGATGAATTAAAAGAAATTGGATTTGGAGAATATGAAGGAAAATATATAAAAGATTTACCTAAGATTGGAGAAAATAATTTTTTAGAAGAAATGTTTTCTGGAAATCATGAAGTAAAAGGAATTGATGGTGAAACTCTTTTAGATGTAAAGAATAGAACATTTAAGAAGTTGGAATCAATTTTAGAAAATGAAAAAGATAAAAATATTTTAATAGTAACTCATGGAATGGCTTTGAAGGTTATAATGAGTTATTTTACAGAATTTGAAAGAGAACTTAAGGGCGTATATGGTCAAGCTTCATTGACCAAAATAGTAAGAGATAAAGATAATTTTAATATTTTATCAAAAAATGATAGAAGTCATACAGAAAATCTTTAA
- a CDS encoding ROK family protein, which produces MQKFVVGVDLGGTKISTALSNLNGEVISQTTVPTNAHEGEIPVLNRIIDSVDKVIKDGGVTYKDVKAIGIGSPGPLDAEKGVIIYTPNLPFKNFNLVDPLNKKFEVPVFLDNDANVATIGEFMFGAGRGAKNVLFFTVSTGVGGGAILDGKIYRGHTSNALEIGHMTVAPDGPRCNCGNIGCVEATSSGTAIGKRGKEAIGSKVETSLRKYDEITSYEVFVEAAAGDPVCKDIIDNALNYLGIAVANSVSIFDPEVIIIGGGVSKAGNIVFDTVRKVVDKRCFKSMAESVKIVPAGLGTDAGVVGAVALALLETSEK; this is translated from the coding sequence ATGCAAAAATTTGTAGTAGGGGTTGACTTAGGAGGAACTAAGATAAGTACAGCTTTATCAAATTTAAATGGTGAAGTTATTAGCCAAACAACAGTTCCGACTAATGCACACGAGGGAGAAATTCCAGTATTAAATAGAATAATAGACTCAGTAGATAAGGTAATAAAAGATGGTGGAGTTACTTATAAAGATGTAAAAGCAATAGGTATTGGTTCTCCAGGACCACTTGATGCAGAAAAGGGAGTAATAATATATACACCTAATCTTCCATTTAAAAACTTTAATTTAGTAGACCCACTAAATAAAAAGTTTGAAGTACCTGTTTTCTTAGACAATGATGCAAACGTTGCTACTATTGGTGAATTTATGTTTGGAGCAGGAAGAGGTGCTAAAAACGTATTATTCTTTACAGTAAGCACAGGCGTAGGTGGTGGAGCTATATTAGATGGAAAAATATATAGAGGCCATACATCAAATGCATTAGAAATAGGTCATATGACTGTAGCACCTGATGGTCCAAGATGTAATTGTGGAAATATCGGTTGTGTAGAAGCAACTTCATCAGGAACAGCTATAGGTAAAAGAGGAAAAGAAGCTATAGGAAGTAAAGTTGAAACATCATTAAGAAAATATGATGAAATAACTTCATATGAAGTATTTGTAGAAGCAGCTGCTGGAGATCCAGTATGTAAAGATATAATAGATAATGCATTAAATTATTTAGGAATAGCTGTTGCAAATTCTGTATCAATTTTTGATCCAGAAGTAATAATAATTGGTGGAGGCGTTTCAAAAGCTGGAAATATTGTATTTGATACAGTAAGAAAAGTTGTAGATAAGAGATGCTTTAAATCAATGGCTGAATCAGTTAAGATTGTACCAGCAGGACTTGGAACAGATGCAGGTGTTGTAGGAGCAGTAGCTTTAGCATTACTTGAAACTTCAGAAAAATAA